CTTGAGCCGTCTTGCCGCAGCGGTCGCGTTTCGTATTTCCTGCAGATCCAACGGTATATCCCAGGCGGGCTTTGCTATTGAAAACACCGTTGATAGACAGGAAGCATAAGTTGCTACTGTTTGAGGTTGGCATTTTGCACCCAACGACCTGAAAAAGCTTACCAATCTAGCAGATGAAATATCTTTGCATTTTTCATAAGATATCTCATTGGTTTCGATAGTTTTCAGAACTTGCAGCTGGCTTCGTCCAATGTTGCCGTCTGCGGCTTCAATAAATTTTCTTATTGCATCGCCTAGTGTAACGTTTGGGTCCTTAGTGAAATTGAAATAGGGAGAATTCACTTCACACTCCCTTCGACTTAGCCACTCTGACGCCAAGGTAATTTTTTCAAAAGTCTTTGACTCTCGATAGACGATTGCTCCGTCGCGCTTTATAAGGATCTGCGCTGAATAGCGGACGCGACCGTCGCTGAGATATCTCTTCACAATAGTGCCCATGGGAGATCTCCAGTACGCCTGCTGAAATTGCAGTACGACTTAGTCGTGCTTCCATCAAAAACACTTAGAGAATCGTACTACAACTCCTGTATTTCCCATGAGCAGAGAACTTTATAAGTCACTGAAATCAGATGTAAAAAACACCGAAAGAGTGCAATTTCCAAATGTGCGATTTGCGGTTGCACCGATGATGGAGTGGACTGACCGCCATTGCCGCGCATTCCACCGGCATTTGTCGGCGCACGCGCTGCTGTACACCGAGATGGTCACAACCGGCGCTGTGATTCATGGTGACCGGGAGCATATTTTGGGATTTTCCGATCTGGAGCATCCGGTTGCGTGCCAGCTTGGCGGGTCTGATCCGCAGGCAATGGCTGAAGCGGCACAGATCGTGGAAGGCTTCGGCTATGACGAGGTCAACATCAATGTCGGCTGTCCGTCGGACCGGGTTCAGTCAGGACGGTTCGGTGCGTGTTTGATGGAAGAGCCGCAACTGGTTGCAGACTGTGTTTCTGCGATGAAGGCGGCTGTCGCCATTCCCGTCACCGTCAAATGCCGGATTGGCGTTGATGATCAGGACCCAGAGCCCGCGCTCGATGCCGTTGCCGATTTGACCTTCGCCGCTGGATCCGACGCGCTTTGGGTTCATGCCCGGAAAGCCTGGCTTCAAGGCTTGAGCCCGAAAGAAAACCGGGATGTTCCACCGCTCGATTACGACCGGGTGGTGCGTTTGAAACAGCGCCTTCCGGACAAGTTCATCGGGTTGAACGGAGGTCTCGATACCCTTGAACAGGGCGAGCCTTATCTCAAACCGCTGGATGGCCTGATGTATGGCCGGGCCGCGTATCATTCACCGGAAATCTTGGGCGAAGTCGACGCCCGTCTTTATGGCGCAGAAACCGAGACCATCTCGCCATGGGATGCGGTGCGCGGTCATATGACCTATCTGGAAGATCAGCTCTCCCAAGGTGTGAAACTGGCGCACATGACCCGGCATATGCTCGGATTGTTCCATGGTCGGCCAGGTGCGCGGTCCTGGCGCCGGATTCTGACCGTGGAAGCCATCAAGCCCGGCGCCGGACTGGAAGTGGTTGAAAAGGCACTCGACGCCGTTAGTCCGGCGTATTTCGAAGTGGATGCAGCCGAGTAACCCTTGGCTATCTTCTATGGATTCATGATCAGCCGGTCGCCCTCAATCCGCCAGCTTCTGAGGCGGTCGAGCGCGGTCATGCCGAGCAGGCTTTGACCGAGTGAGCCGTCCCGCGCGACAAACGCCCGGACATTGCGCAAGGTGTGATCGCCGATCGTCAAATTGTCGATCCGGCTCGGGGCAACAAGTGTCCGCCCGTTGGCTGTTGCAACAGGCACGGTGAACGACAGATCGCGTTCCGGAATTCCGGCCCTGGCCGCATCTTGATAGGTGAGGACTACGGCGCTGGCACCTGTGTCGAGCAGAAAGCTTGTTTTCCTGCCATTGGCGCGTCCGTCGACCACGAAATGCCCGCCAGCATCCCGCACGATCAAGATCGAGCCGTCAGCCTGGGTGACCGCCATTCCCGGAGCCAAAGACCCTAGGACCCGGTACCCTGCCTGAACCAAGTCGGTTCGGTAGGTATAGCCGACCACAAGCAAGGCACACAAACCGCCCCAGAAGAGCGTTCCTTGAATGATATCGCGCACTTTCGGCTGTCCAAAGATGAAACTTGCCAGGAAGACAAAGGCGAGAGTGGAGAGAGCGACAACCCGCGGTCCGGTGTCGTCGAAGTTTAGGTTTTCCGGGTCCGTCGGATCGCCGAAGAACAGATAGAAGGCAGCAGCCGCCATCACAGTAATCAGGATGACAATTGCAAAGCCCCGGTATTGCCCGCGCCCGCTCACGTAAGCGCCGCTTCTCCGGCAGAAAAACGCATGCGCCGGGTATCCAGGCTGTTCATGATCGCCTGGCGCTGCGTATCGTCGAAACTGCTCCAGGACGCGATTTCATCAAGCGTGCGGAAACATCCGGTGCAAAGGCGGCTGACCTGGTCGATCTGACAGATTTTGATGCAAGGTGACTTCATGGTTTCCATATGGCGTTTGAAGGTGTTGCTGCCAATGCTTCTTTCAAGGATTTCACAAATATTATTGCCTTGATCCGCCAGTCGCCAATGTGAACGGTGCAGCTATGATCTTGATCGGTAGAGTAACCGCTGCTTGGGTTGTGTTCCCGACAAAACTGCCGAGGTCATCGCCGAGTGTTTTAGGTCCGGTAACACTGTTTTGATCGGTCAGGCCACTTTTCAGAAGGGCGTCCCGCAAGCCGGGGGAGTACTCGGCCAAGGCTGCAAACTTGCTGTGGCTGGAGGTTTCGCCGGCGTCGAGTTCGGTCACGTCAAAGACGATCGCCCCGAGCTCCGCCAGTTCTTCGTCATCTGAGTAGGCGCCGACCCGCTCAACCCCGCCCGCTATGGCCCGGGACAGGCGAAGGGCCTTGTCGTCTCTGGAAACGACGATGATGTAAGGTTTCGGTGGCTTCCCGAGTTTTCGAAGGCTGGATTTGAAGAGATCAATATCAATGTCCGGAGCCGCCAGAACAACGCTGTTAATCTTTCTATCGAATTGGCGGCGTTCCGCTAGAGGCATTTGGCGTGCGGTCTCCAGCAGCAAATAATTGCCCATAGAGTGCGCCAGGATTGAAATGCTGTCCGCCTTGCTTTTCGCAAGCAGACGGAAGGTTTGCTCCAGACTGTCGCGTGCGAGCGCGGCACTGTTCAGGTCGTAGACATACCCTTGCAGCTGTCCACGCGAGGCCCAGGTGAACAACACAGGGACGACCGGCGCCTGGGAATCATGGACGAATTGCGTAAACCGGTAGAGGCCTTCAGCAAACAACGTGTTATAACCGTGAATGAACAGCATCACGTCCCGTTTGCCCTTGGGGCGCGCAGAGAGCTGCTGGTTCAATTGCCTCAAGAATGCCTGTTCGTCCTCGATATACCCGGCCTTGCGGGCCACGAAGTCCGTTTTGGGGTTTCCGGGAAGCTCACGTGGCCATTCGACCGCACCTGCCTTGTGGGTTGGGGGGACGGAGATCGTCGCTTCCGCATAGTTGATTGTTGGAGAGCGCTCGCCATTGAAAAAAGTATTTGGAGTTGGGTCTTTTTGGCGCGTTGTTACGATGAGGACGTCGTGATCCTGAGCACCAGCGGCCGGTTCTGTATTGATTGCAAGAGTGCCTGTCGTTGGCCGGCTGCCGCAGGCGCTGAGCAACAAGGCGATGAGCAGCGCGGACATGGCCAGTCTCGCCGGCGAGGGAACTGAAATACTCAACATCAACGGCCATGCCTCTTGCTCGGTCCGGATCACCGGCTGGTTACACGGCCACCATAAGCACTCCGGTCAGGAATCCAAGTCCGCTGATTTGCTGAATTGCCCCTAGGACATCTCCGGTTGTTCCATTGATCTTGGACAGTGCCACCTGTGCCACACTCAGGGCCGCAGTGACGCCGACCACAATGCCGATTCCGACGGCTTGCAGCGGCAAAGCAAAAAGGGCTGGGAGCAAAAGCACCAGCATTACCAGAACACATTCGCGTAGAGCAGCATCTGACGGTTTGCCGAACCGGGCCCCAAGCCCATCGGGCCGGGCCAGCGGCAACCGGTGCCATTGCCACACCATCAGAAACCGGCTGAAGGCTTCAACAGTCACAATGAGCAGGGCCGTGTCCGCTGCTCCGAAACTATCCAGCAAAGCTGCGATCAAAGCAACCTTCAGAACAATGGCAAAGACCAGTGCGATTGCGCCAAATGCGCCGATGCGGCTGTCTTTCATGATGTCCAGTCGCCGGGGGACCGTAGCGCCCCCGAAAAAACCGTCGGCCACATCGCTCAGGCCGTCTTCGTGCAAAGCGCCGGTCACGATCGTAAGGACGGCTGCGGCCATCACTGCAACAACGAGTGGGGAGAGGCTGGTTGCTCCAAGCACCAGAAGCAGGCCGGCAGCCGGAAGGGCCACAAATGCACCCGCGAGCGGAGCAGCTCTCGAGATCCTGGCAAATTCGGGAAGCGCTGCCGGATCATCGGCCGCATTGATCTTCTCAAGAGGCATGCGCGAAAAGAATCGGACGCAGGCCGCCATGTCAGCGAACAGTACCGCTAGAGATGACACCGTCGCGGTTGATTGGTCCCAAGAAAACTCAGGCTTTGTTTCGGATGCAGTTTCAGTGTTTTGGTCGTTTTCAGACGGCATCCTGTTCGGTCCGGAGCTTGAGTTTTATCAAGGGGCGGTTATAGAACGGCCTATCGAAGAGACCAAGAGGCGGCCTAACTTTCCGCCCACCAATTGGAACTGTGAGCACAATGTCCCTGTCCGAAACCGCGCTGCCCTTCGACGATATCCGCAACCTGGTCAAGTCCATGCCCGGCCCGGACGAAGAGGCGCTTCAGAAGGTGAAGGCTCGGGATGCACAACTCACCAAGCCTGCCGGGTCTTTGGGCCGTTTGGAAGAGATCGCGGAATGGCTTGCTGCCTGGTCCGGCAAGGCCCCGCCGAAAATCACCCGTCCGATGGTGGGGATCTTTGCAACGGCACATGGCGTTGCGGACGAAGGCGTGTCGGCATTTCCAAGCGCCGTGAACCGTCAAATGGTCGAAAACTTCGCAGCTGGCGGAGCTGCCATCAACCAGATCTGCCGGGTCAACGACATTGGCCTCAAGGTGTTTGATCTTGCTGTCGATATGCCCACACCGAGCATCACCCAGGAAGATGCGCTGGATGAAGCCAATTGTGCGGCCACCATGGCTTACGGCATGGAAGCGCTGGCGGGCGGTATCGATCTCATCTGTCTCGGTGAAATGGGCATTGGCAACACGACGGTTTCTGCTGCTGTCCTGAATGGCCTGTTTGGCGGATCGGCCGCCGACTGGATTGGCCGTGGCACCGGCGTGGACGACGAAGGTTTGGCGCGCAAACGTGACGCCGTTGAAAAGGCAGTGAACCGGCTGAACGGCGAAAAAGACCCGCTGGAAGTGCTTCGCAAGGTTGGCGGACGCGAAATCGCAGCGATGGCCGGACTGATAATCGCAGCGCGGCTTCAACGCGTTCCCGTGGTGGTCGATGGTTTTGTGGCAACGGCGGCTGCGGCTGTCGTTTACGCAATGGATCCGGAAGGGCTGGATCATTGCCTGTTTGCGCATGTCTCGGCCGAGCACGCTCACGCCAAGGCGCTGTCGCACATGGGCAAAGATGCACTGTTCGACTTCGGCATGCGTCTCGGTGAAGGCAGCGGAGCAGCGTTGGCGGCCGGGATCATCAAGACCGCGGCCGAGGTGCATTCTGGAATGGCAACGTTCGCTGATGCCGGCGTTTCAGAAAAGTCTGAGTGACGAAACTCTTCTCACGACCTTATGCGCTGCGTGCGTTCTCAAGGTCGAAGTCGGTGCTTTCCGTGTCTGCCCAAACGACGTCCGGTGAATAGTTCATCACCCGGGCGCGGGGCAGGGACATGATTGCCTCGGTGCCGACACCCAGCTGGGATTTGATCACGAATTTCCCGTCATGCATTCCAACGAGTGCCTGAACGATTGACAGTCCGAGCCCTGTGCCGGGTTCCGCGCTCTTGATGGCGTGAGACCCCTGGCCAAAAGCTTCCAGCACTGTCGGAATTTCGTCTTCCGGAATACCGGGGCCGGTGTCGGTGATGGAAACATATTGCCCATCGTCGCTGGTCCGGCCGACCTTGATATGCACTTCACCGCCCACCGGCGTGAACTTCACAGCATTGGAAATCAGGTTGAGGACGACCTGTCGCAGTGCACGCTCATCGGCCCAAACACGGGGCATGTCCGGTTCGAGGGTGTGATGCAACATGATGTTCTTGGCGTTGGCGCGCACGGTCATCATCGACCCGCATTCATCGACAACCTCTTCCAAATAGAGCGATTCTTCCTGCAGTTCGTGGCGGCCTGCTTCAATCCGTGAAAGATCAAGGATCTCATTGATGAGGTTCAGAAGATGCTGGCCAGAACCATGAATATCTGCGGAGTAGCTCTTGTAAGTGTCGTTCTTCATCGGACCGAGCACCTCATCCTTCATGATTTCGGAAAATCCAAGGATTGCGTTGAGCGGTGTGCGCAGCTCGTGGCTCATCGTTGCAAGAAACCGCGATTTTGCAACGTTTGCAGCTTCAGCGCGGCGGCGTGCTTCGTCCGACATGGCGTTGGCCGTTTCCAATTCGGCAATCAGATGGTCCTTTTCCGCGCGGTATTCCAGCATGGTGTTGGCGTTCTTCAAGAGCTGATTGCCGAGAATGAAGAAGAAGCCCTGTGCGCCAATCGCCATGGCGGCCAGCGTGTAATGGATCGGGTCGATCTGTTGCAAAAAACTCGCCGTGACGATGAGCGTCATCGGCAAGGTGCTCGCCAACAAGCACCGCGGCAACGTTGCCGATTGCATGGTGTTCATTGCGACCACGATCAAGAGCGTCGCAAAGTGAAAGATCACAAACCCGTCGCCCGCATTGTCCGATCGCGGAAGAAGAAAAAATACTGCCCAGGAGCATCCATAGAGAAGGTCTCCGAGGGTGAAGCGGCGGCGCCAATAGATCCGGGCTTTTTGGTCCGACGGTGCGCGCTCATAGGAGTGGCACGTGACGACCATCAAGAGATGCGTGCAAAGCGTAACAATCAGCCAGGCGCCGAGAAAGAACGGGTTCAGCCAGATTACCGAGATCGCGGTGACGATAAGCACCAGAAGGGGAACCGCAAAAGCCGCGTTGATCCGCGTGTCGGCGAAGAGATGCTGGCGTTCCAGCTCAAAGGTTGAGTGCTGCCGGTCAGACGTGCCGAGGCGGCTGCGGACATTTCCGGCCGAACGGGCCATCTCGCGCCGGCGGCGCGCTCTATCCCGATCAATTGCCTGACTGTCGTCGTCTTTTACTGACGCGGCGGTGTCCATTCGGCCTGCCCAAGGTGTTCAATTGGTTATTTCGATTATGCTTGTTTCCTTGTTTTGACTCACCATTCCTTAAGATCGTCCCTAGAATTGTGGTAAGCAAAAGGTTAACCGGATCGCTAAAATTAAGGCATTGATTGAATTGACGAAAATCCAAGAAATTGAAGCTCTTGCAAACGCAGTGCGTGGGTGCCGGATTTGCGTCGAGACGCCTGAAAAGGCGCCATTGCCGCACGAGCCCCGGCCAGTTCTGCAAGCGTCTTCGAAGGCGCGGATTTGCATTAGCGGTCAGGCACCTGGAACCCGTGTGCACAAGAGCGGACGCCCTTTTACAGATCCATCGGGTGACCGGCTACGATCCTGGATGGGGATTGGGGAAAATGTCTTTTATGACCCGGACCTGCTTGCAATCGTTCCGATGGGCTTTTGTTTTCCTGGACTGGATGCCAAGGGCGGGGATTTACCGCCGCGGCCGGAATGCCGGAAAGTCTGGCACGACCGTTTGTTTGCAGCCATGCCGCAAATCGAATTGATCTTGGTTATCGGTCAATATGCACAGGCTTACCACTTGGGTAAGGCGCGCAAGGGATCTTTGACGGAAACCGTTGCCGCATGGAAAACCTACTTTCAAGAAAGTGGACAGTCTAACCGTCCGCTTGTCCTGCCGTTGCCGCACCCGTCCTGGCGCAATAATGCTTGGCTGAAAAAGAACCCGTGGTTCGAAGCCGAGCTGCTGCCGGTCCTTCAAAAAGAAATCGCCCGGCTGTTGGGCCGGGCGTAAGGTGAGGGGCGGCACACTTGTTGATGCCGTGCCAGCCCCAGGGGAAAAGTCTTAGTTCGTTGCCGTTTTTGGGCTTGAGATCGGCAGATCCTTCTGCTGGCTCCAGCCAACCATGCTGTCGTCATAAACGGCGACATTCTCCTGGCCGAGTAGCTCGCTCAAAACAAACCAGTTTGTTGCGGCCCAGTGGCCTGTGTTGCAGTAAGAGACGACCGGTGTGTCAGAGCCGGACACGGCATCCTGTGCCAGCGAGGCCAAAGCTTCCCGTGATTTCAACTGGTTGCTTTCAGTGTCGTAGAACTTTGCCTGGTCGAAGTGGGTTGCGCCCGGCAGATGACCGGAGCGGGTGGCATCCTTGTGCTTCTCAGCGCCTTCAAACTGTGCCAGCGGCCGTCCGTCGAGCAGAATGGCATCCCCGCCAATAAGGGACGCCACATCGTCGGTGGAGACCAGCAGCTCGGGACGCGGCTCGGCAATGAACATGTCGCCCTCAGGTACGACATTCCCGCTTTCCAGCGGTTTTCCTGCCTTCATCCAAGCGTTATGGCCACCATCCAAAATGGCGATTTTGTCGTGGCCGAGATACTTGAAGGTCCAGTAGATCCGGGTCGCGGCTCCGAAATCGAGGTGAGATGTTCCCGCCGGAACCAGAACGACGGTCCGGTCTTCATGAACGCCGAGTTCAGACAGCGAAGCCTCCAGCTTTTCAATAGACGGCAGAACGCCAGTCACATCGCCGCGCGAGGTGCGCCAGAAACCCGGATATTCACTCCACACAGCGCCTGGAATGTGGCCCTTGAGGTAATCGTCCTTGCCGGATTTGGCGAGCGGGGAGCGAATGTCGAGGATCAGCAGGTCGTCATCGTCCTGATTGGTCTCAAGCCAATCGACGCTGACCAATGGAGAGGCCTCCAGCGCCTGCGCATCGCTGCTCAACACAGTCATTTGAAGGAGGACAGCACATGCGGCGGCCACAATCGCTTTTGTGCCAAGATGCAAACGTGTCATACCGGTCTCCGTCCGAAATTCGAATAAATTTCTATCAGATCGTGGAAATTGCACTGAGAATGCGCTGTTTCAAGCGAATTCAGCTCCATTATTGGAAGAGAAATCTCAATTTCTCTTGCACTCCCCCTATGTAGAACGGTATTGCGGGATCTGGACCCGGCAGGCAAAAAGAATCCTGTCATTTTGGGCGTCCCAAAGCTTGGTGACGCCACGTTTTCTCAGGCAAAACCATGATCGACCGTATAGACCGCCGTATTCTCTCCATCCTTCAGGAAGATTGCACCGTGCCCGTTGCCGAAATTGGCCGTCGGGTTGGGCTGTCGACCACGCCGTGCTGGCGCCGCATCCAGAAGATGGAAGAAGACGGTGTGATCACGGGCCGGGTGGCGCTGCTCGATCCGGCCAAGGTCAACGCAAAGGTGACAGCGTTTGTTGCGATCACCACGAGCCAACACTCTGAAGACTGGTTGAAGAAATTTGCCGACGTCATTCAGGAGTTTCCCGAAGTGGTCGAGTTTTATCGCATGGCGGGGCAAGTGGACTATCTCCTGCGGGTCGCGGTGCCGGACATCGAAGCCTACGACTCGTTTTATAAACGCCTGATCGCCAAGATCGATATCTCCGACGTTTCGACCACCTTCGCGATGGAGCAGATCAAGAATACGACTGCACTGCCGCTCTCTTATGTGGCGACCGAAAAGCCGAAAGCTGAAAAGGATAATTAGGCTCGCCAGATGCTTTAGCGCTTAAATTGAAATATGACCGGCATATTTTCACCATGTGTCAGCTGCCATTATCAAATTACTGTTGAGCGGTTCTTGGCTGACGTGTTTCTTTTCAGATGAATTCTCGGGCGATTAAGAGCATTTCAAGGATCGGCTTATGGGGTCTTTTTTTCGGGTGATGAGGGCCGTGCGGGCTCAATACCTGAACGCACTAAATGCTGATGCGCTCAATAATAACTTTGGCGGGCCGCTGTTTTTATTTTTTGTTGTTACATCGGCCATTGCTGTCCTCTCTCTCTTCGTGACAGAGAGCCAGGGTCTTTTTGACTTTCTTGGCGGCCTTGACCGGATCGGGCGGGAAGACTTTTTGGCTTTCTACCGGGCAGGAGATCTGGCGAAGGGCGGCCAGGCAGATCTGGTATACGATCCAGCTGTTTTCATTCAGCCATTTTCGGAACTGAACAGGGGCCTTCTTTTTCTCAATCCGCCACATGCCTTGCTTATCTTCGAGCTCTTGGCTTTCCTGCCTTATCAGATGGCACGAGTGGTTGTGCTTCTTGTGAACCTTATCGCTATCTACGGGATCGTCAGGGTTGCGCACTTGAGGCTTGGCTTCAGTCCATATGTTCTTACGTTTCTCGTCTATGGCTCTTACAGTTCCCTGGTCTTGCTCCAGATTTCGCCAATTGTCATCTTCCTGATCGCCTACGCGCTGGTGAACAGTGTCAGCCGGCCTGTGTTGAGCGGACTAGCGCTGGCGGCGGCGACAATCAAACCGCAATTTGGGCTTCTCATTCCGGTCTTCCTGATTGGTCAGAAAGATTGGCGTACGTTTTGGATAGCTGCGGTTGTCACCACAGCATTGATCAGCCTGTCAATTTTCAGATTTGGCTGGCCCGTCTGGGCAAACTATATCAGCACTTTCACCGATGGATCCGGATCCGGTCATTTCAACCAAGTTTATATTGGTATGATCACAGTCGGTCAGTCGCTTGGAAAGCTATGGTTTTCAAGCGACTACAGGGTTTGGGCGCAAATCCTGGCTTTGGTCCTATGCGGGGGAGGCATTTGGTATGTCGCCAGGACCATATCGCGGAAGTTTGCAGTGCCAGTGTGTCTCATGGCCATGGCTGCGGCATCGCCATCTTTCTTGTTTTACGACTGGCTGATAATCAGTGCCAGCTTGCTATTGCTCCTTCAGCTTGTGCCAAGTTGGCCGCCGCACCTGCAGATTACAGCTGGTTTTCTCTGGATTGCCCCTCTTGTTCAAATGATGCTGTTCAGTGATGGGCAAGTTGCCGAAACAGTCGAAGCGGCCAGGTATCTTTCGGCATTTCTGCCGCTGCTGATGTTGATTGTTTCGATCCAGATCTATCTCTTGGTTCGAAAACAGGCTTCCTATCAATAGGGGGAGAGACTGCAATCTTCAGCCGGATGTGTAGGTCTTTACGGGTCAAACAAGTGGATGCCGGGCGCGGAAGCGGGCGATTTCCGCGTCTGAGACCGGTTTGCCGGTGAAAATCTCAGCGTAGTGGGGCATGCGCGCGAGGCGTGGTTCCAGCGGTTCGGACGGCCCGTCTTCTTTCATCGAGATGTAGCCGATCTGGGTCTGATAAACAGTGTTTGCCCGCACACTTGCGTATTGCGGTGCATCGCCGAACCGCAAAAACAGAGCTTCCAAAGCTTCGACGCGCACTTGATCAGCCTCGTTGAGCAGTTTTGCCAGCTGCGGGTCGGTGTGCGCCCAGTTGCGGACGGCAAATTCCAGGCGGGAATCGAACAGTTCCGGCATTAGCCACAGATCGAAGATGTTCAGCATCGCTTCTGTGACGGTCTCAGCGTAAGCCTCTGTCTGCTGGACGAGATTTCCCGTGTTCTTGGTTTGCCAAAGTGTAATCAGCGCGTCCAGGAGATCCTGCCGGTTGGAAAAATGGCCGTAAAAACTGGTGCGTGACAGGCCGAGCCGGTCAGCAAGGGGCATCACCTTTACAGCGTCAATACCGCCATCCAAAAGCGCTTCATATGCCGCCTGGACCCAAATGTCGCGGGAGCCGCGCCATCCCGATGTTTTGCTGATCAGATCCGTGTTCATTCTGATCCGTTATCAGCGCAAATCCGCAGAAACAAGCAAAATTGACACCTATGTTTTCAAATCCGACATAAATGTCGTTTTTGCGGCTTTTCAAAGAAGCCCATGCGGCCTTAACTGAGGGCATTCCGCGACCATCGCGGGCATGCGCACAAGAGGGAGAGGCATGTCGAAAGATCCGTTGCTGCAGCCGTATCAGCTGAAACATTTGACCTTGAAAAACCGGATCATGATCACCTCTCATGAACCTGCCTATCCTGAAGACGGGATGCCGAAGGACCGCTACCGGGCTTATCACGAAACGCGGGCCAAGGCCGGTGTCGCCCTGACCATGACGGCCGGATCTGCTGCGGTGTCGCGCAACTCTCCACCGGTCTTCAACAACATCCTGGCTTACAAGGACGAGGTGGTGCCTTGGATCAAAAGGCTGACCGATGCCTGTCATGACCATGGCTGCGCAGTGATGATCCAGCTGACCCATCTTGGCCGGAGGACCCACTGGAACAAGGGAGACTGGCTGCCTGCTGTCTCATCTAGCCATGAGCGGGAAGCTGCCCACCGGGCCTTTCCGAAACAGGTCGAAGACTGGGACATTACCCGGATCGTTCAAGATTATGCCGATGCCGCAGAACGCATGAAAGAAGGCGGCATGGATGGCATTGAACTGCAGGCCTATGGCCATCTCATGGATCAGTTCTGGTCCCCGGTTACCAACACACTCGGCGGTCCTTATGGCGGTTCCTTGGAGAACCGGATGCGGTTTTCGATGGAAGTGGTTGATGCAGTGCGTGACCGGGTCGGCGATGATTTTATTGTCGGGATCCGGTTCACCGCAGACGAAGACCTTGAGGGCGGGATCACAGAGACCGAGGGCCTGGAGATAGCCCGGCGCTTGAAGGCAACGGACAAGATCGACTTCCTGAATGTGATCCGCGGGCATATCGATACTGACCCGGGCCTGACAGACGTTATTCCGGTTCAAGGCATGCGCAACGCGCCGCATCTCGATTTTGCCGGGCGGGTTAAGAAGGAAATCGGACTGCCGACGTTTCACGCAGCGAAAATCCCGGATGTGGCCACTGCGCGCCACGCGATCGCCGAAGGTCTGCTCGACATGGTGGGTATGACCCGCGCCCACATGGCGGACCCTCAGGTCGTGAAGAAGATTGCGGAGAAGCGCGAGGACGATATCCGTCCTTGTGTCGGGGCGACCTATTGCCTGGACCGGATCTACCAGGCTGGTGATGCGTTGTGCATCCATAACGCGGCGACGGGACGTGAACTGACCATGCCGCATGAGATCCCGCCGGCGGACGAAA
This window of the Roseibium alexandrii DFL-11 genome carries:
- a CDS encoding alpha/beta hydrolase; the encoded protein is MSALLIALLLSACGSRPTTGTLAINTEPAAGAQDHDVLIVTTRQKDPTPNTFFNGERSPTINYAEATISVPPTHKAGAVEWPRELPGNPKTDFVARKAGYIEDEQAFLRQLNQQLSARPKGKRDVMLFIHGYNTLFAEGLYRFTQFVHDSQAPVVPVLFTWASRGQLQGYVYDLNSAALARDSLEQTFRLLAKSKADSISILAHSMGNYLLLETARQMPLAERRQFDRKINSVVLAAPDIDIDLFKSSLRKLGKPPKPYIIVVSRDDKALRLSRAIAGGVERVGAYSDDEELAELGAIVFDVTELDAGETSSHSKFAALAEYSPGLRDALLKSGLTDQNSVTGPKTLGDDLGSFVGNTTQAAVTLPIKIIAAPFTLATGGSRQ
- a CDS encoding adenosylcobinamide-GDP ribazoletransferase, which produces MPSENDQNTETASETKPEFSWDQSTATVSSLAVLFADMAACVRFFSRMPLEKINAADDPAALPEFARISRAAPLAGAFVALPAAGLLLVLGATSLSPLVVAVMAAAVLTIVTGALHEDGLSDVADGFFGGATVPRRLDIMKDSRIGAFGAIALVFAIVLKVALIAALLDSFGAADTALLIVTVEAFSRFLMVWQWHRLPLARPDGLGARFGKPSDAALRECVLVMLVLLLPALFALPLQAVGIGIVVGVTAALSVAQVALSKINGTTGDVLGAIQQISGLGFLTGVLMVAV
- a CDS encoding retropepsin-like aspartic protease family protein, giving the protein MSGRGQYRGFAIVILITVMAAAAFYLFFGDPTDPENLNFDDTGPRVVALSTLAFVFLASFIFGQPKVRDIIQGTLFWGGLCALLVVGYTYRTDLVQAGYRVLGSLAPGMAVTQADGSILIVRDAGGHFVVDGRANGRKTSFLLDTGASAVVLTYQDAARAGIPERDLSFTVPVATANGRTLVAPSRIDNLTIGDHTLRNVRAFVARDGSLGQSLLGMTALDRLRSWRIEGDRLIMNP
- the dusA gene encoding tRNA dihydrouridine(20/20a) synthase DusA yields the protein MSRELYKSLKSDVKNTERVQFPNVRFAVAPMMEWTDRHCRAFHRHLSAHALLYTEMVTTGAVIHGDREHILGFSDLEHPVACQLGGSDPQAMAEAAQIVEGFGYDEVNINVGCPSDRVQSGRFGACLMEEPQLVADCVSAMKAAVAIPVTVKCRIGVDDQDPEPALDAVADLTFAAGSDALWVHARKAWLQGLSPKENRDVPPLDYDRVVRLKQRLPDKFIGLNGGLDTLEQGEPYLKPLDGLMYGRAAYHSPEILGEVDARLYGAETETISPWDAVRGHMTYLEDQLSQGVKLAHMTRHMLGLFHGRPGARSWRRILTVEAIKPGAGLEVVEKALDAVSPAYFEVDAAE
- the cobT gene encoding nicotinate-nucleotide--dimethylbenzimidazole phosphoribosyltransferase, whose protein sequence is MSLSETALPFDDIRNLVKSMPGPDEEALQKVKARDAQLTKPAGSLGRLEEIAEWLAAWSGKAPPKITRPMVGIFATAHGVADEGVSAFPSAVNRQMVENFAAGGAAINQICRVNDIGLKVFDLAVDMPTPSITQEDALDEANCAATMAYGMEALAGGIDLICLGEMGIGNTTVSAAVLNGLFGGSAADWIGRGTGVDDEGLARKRDAVEKAVNRLNGEKDPLEVLRKVGGREIAAMAGLIIAARLQRVPVVVDGFVATAAAAVVYAMDPEGLDHCLFAHVSAEHAHAKALSHMGKDALFDFGMRLGEGSGAALAAGIIKTAAEVHSGMATFADAGVSEKSE
- a CDS encoding DUF1289 domain-containing protein; protein product: MKSPCIKICQIDQVSRLCTGCFRTLDEIASWSSFDDTQRQAIMNSLDTRRMRFSAGEAALT
- a CDS encoding sensor histidine kinase: MDTAASVKDDDSQAIDRDRARRRREMARSAGNVRSRLGTSDRQHSTFELERQHLFADTRINAAFAVPLLVLIVTAISVIWLNPFFLGAWLIVTLCTHLLMVVTCHSYERAPSDQKARIYWRRRFTLGDLLYGCSWAVFFLLPRSDNAGDGFVIFHFATLLIVVAMNTMQSATLPRCLLASTLPMTLIVTASFLQQIDPIHYTLAAMAIGAQGFFFILGNQLLKNANTMLEYRAEKDHLIAELETANAMSDEARRRAEAANVAKSRFLATMSHELRTPLNAILGFSEIMKDEVLGPMKNDTYKSYSADIHGSGQHLLNLINEILDLSRIEAGRHELQEESLYLEEVVDECGSMMTVRANAKNIMLHHTLEPDMPRVWADERALRQVVLNLISNAVKFTPVGGEVHIKVGRTSDDGQYVSITDTGPGIPEDEIPTVLEAFGQGSHAIKSAEPGTGLGLSIVQALVGMHDGKFVIKSQLGVGTEAIMSLPRARVMNYSPDVVWADTESTDFDLENARSA